The stretch of DNA ATATAGTGGTTTATCAGTTGTATTGCACATAAAATTCTTTTAAAAGATTGTTTTAGAGCAAATTATGTGGCAATATAATTATATTTAAATATAAAACAAAAAAAATAAGTAATTTTTTTTTAGATTATTTAGTAAAAACTAGATGTATTAATAGGTTTCGCATAAGTAGAAAACGAATAAGAAAAACCAGAAAAGTTTATATATGAAAAAAACCGCTGTAAATGTTTACAGCGGTTTTTTAATTATTGTTGTGTGATTTAGTTACTAATTATTTCACTTCTTCAAACTCAACATCTTGTACGTCATCATCGGTGTTGTTCCCTTGTTCAGGATTTGGTGTTCCGGCTTGTCCGCTCGCACCTTGTCCCTCGTTCATGGCAGCGTACATTTCTTGTGAAGCTTCGTTCCAAGCACTATTTAGTTTCTCCATAGAAGCATCAATGGCTGCGATGTCTTGATTTGAGTGTGCAGACTTCACTTCGGCTAAAGCATCTTCGATTGGCTGTTTTTTGTCTGCAGGTAATTTGTCACCGTATTCTTTCAACTGTTTTTCAGTTTGGAAAATAAGGGCATCAGCTGCATTTATTTTTTCAACTTTTTCTTTGGCTTCAGCATCTTTGGCAGCATTTTCTTGCGCTTCTTTTTTCATGCGTTCGATGTCTGCCTCGCTAAGCCCAGAAGACGCTTCGATTTTGATGGTTTGCTCTTTTCCTGTTCCTTTGTCTTTCGCAGAAACATTCAAGATACCATTCGCATCAATATCAAAAGTAACTTCTATCTGTGGTACACCGCGTGGAGCAGGTGGAATGTCTGTTAAATCGAAACGACCAATTTCTTTGTTATCGTTAAACATAGGACGCTCACCTTGCCCAACTCGTAAGGTAACAGCTGGTTGATTGTCTGCTGCTGTTGAGAACGTTTCTGATTTTTTGGTTGGGATAGTTGTATTGGCTTCGATTAGTTTTGTAAATACACCACCCAAAGTTTCGATACCCAAAGAAAGTGGAGTTACGTCTAATAAAAGTACATCTTTTACATCACCAGTTAATACACCTCCCTGGATGGCAGCACCAATAGCAACTACTTCGTCTGGGTTAACTCCTTTTGAAGGTTTTTTACCAAAGAACTTTTCTACTTCTTCCTGGATTTTTGGGATACGAGTAGAACCTCCTACCAAGATAACTTCGTCGATGTCTGAGGTTGATAAACCTGCATCATCCAATGCTTTTTTACAAGGGTCCATAGATCGACGAACTAAATCGTCTGTTAATTGTTCGAATTTTGCACGAGTCAATGTTTGTACCAAGTGTTTTGGCCCTGTCTCATTAGCGGTGATATATGGTAAATTGATCTCTGTTTGAGCAGAAGACGATAACTCTATTTTTGCTTTCTCTGCTGCTTCACGTAGTCGTTGCAGTGCCATTGCATCTTTCATTAGGTCTACGCCTTCAGCATTTTTGAATTCTGAGGCTAGCCAGTTGATAATTGCATCGTCAAAATCGTCTCCACCCAAGTGAGTATCACCATTGGTAGATAATACCTCGAAGACTCCATCGCCCAACTCTAGGATAGAGATATCAAAAGTACCACCACCTAAGTCGTAAACAGCAATTTTTTTGTCGCTGTGTGCTTTATCCAAACCATAGGCCAATGCAGCAGCAGTTGGTTCGTTGATGATACGTTCCACTTTTAGGCCTGCAATTTCTCCTGCTTCTTTGGTTGCCTGACGCTGTGCATCGTTAAAGTAAGCGGGTACAGTAATTACCGCACGAGTTACTTCTTGCCCAAGATAATCCTCGGCAGTTTTTTTCATTTTCTGAAGGATCATTGCCGATATCTCTTGTGGAGTATAATTACGCCCGTCGATATCTACGACAGGTGTGTCGTTGTTTCCTTTCACAACTTTGTACGGTACACGATCAATTTCCGATTGGTCGTTTACGAATTTTGTTCCCATAAATCGTTTGATAGAATAGATGGTATTGTGTGGGTTGGTTACAGCCTGACGTTTTGCTGCATCACCAACTTTTATTTCACCACCTTCTACAAAAGCTACAATCGATGGGGTTGTTCTTTTTCCTTCTGCATTTGGGATAACTGTAGGATCAGACCCTTCCATTACAGAAACACATGAATTGGTTGTTCCTAAATCAATTCCTATAATTTTGCTCATATCGTTTTTTTTTATGGTTAATACTTGAATAATGCTGTAAAATTGTTTTTTCAGTCTTATTTAGTCAATCTTTATGCCAACGCAATTATTACAATATTATCTTATTGATAAACTGACAAAGTGTCATTTTTTTTAACTATTGAGTAAATATAAGTCTCCAGAATCGTCTAATTGTCAAGTTTTACTTTTTGCATAAATAATAT from Weeksella virosa DSM 16922 encodes:
- the dnaK gene encoding molecular chaperone DnaK; translation: MSKIIGIDLGTTNSCVSVMEGSDPTVIPNAEGKRTTPSIVAFVEGGEIKVGDAAKRQAVTNPHNTIYSIKRFMGTKFVNDQSEIDRVPYKVVKGNNDTPVVDIDGRNYTPQEISAMILQKMKKTAEDYLGQEVTRAVITVPAYFNDAQRQATKEAGEIAGLKVERIINEPTAAALAYGLDKAHSDKKIAVYDLGGGTFDISILELGDGVFEVLSTNGDTHLGGDDFDDAIINWLASEFKNAEGVDLMKDAMALQRLREAAEKAKIELSSSAQTEINLPYITANETGPKHLVQTLTRAKFEQLTDDLVRRSMDPCKKALDDAGLSTSDIDEVILVGGSTRIPKIQEEVEKFFGKKPSKGVNPDEVVAIGAAIQGGVLTGDVKDVLLLDVTPLSLGIETLGGVFTKLIEANTTIPTKKSETFSTAADNQPAVTLRVGQGERPMFNDNKEIGRFDLTDIPPAPRGVPQIEVTFDIDANGILNVSAKDKGTGKEQTIKIEASSGLSEADIERMKKEAQENAAKDAEAKEKVEKINAADALIFQTEKQLKEYGDKLPADKKQPIEDALAEVKSAHSNQDIAAIDASMEKLNSAWNEASQEMYAAMNEGQGASGQAGTPNPEQGNNTDDDVQDVEFEEVK